Proteins encoded in a region of the Brevefilum fermentans genome:
- a CDS encoding ABC transporter substrate-binding protein, whose translation MQKKLLAVIAVIMALAMVLTACEPAAVLEPEKIIETVVETVVETVEVEVPVEVPVEVEVPVEVVPEVAESTRKGGWFDTIIVIEEPNTDAAITRLEVEEIDIFVYTVSNPEAAAKVEAAPNLDSYGSSGSYNELSFNTTGPVWENGKLNPFGVAKIREAMNMLIDRDYMVQEIVGGLGTPRWTTFNSASNDAAAFAAEIRAIELKYAYNKDLAAELIGEEMEALGAKLEGGKWTYEGEPVEISVLIRIEDERMQIGDYVSNQLEDIGFTVIRDYKSAADASPIWYSGDPNDGLFHIYTGGWITTVIPRDLGDNFAFFYTDLGLPAPLWMNYENDPEFYDVAEKLAYQDFTSLEERAELIEKALNLAMEDSARLWLYDQKSITPKQKNISAAADLYGNVGGGYLWALTIQRAGEEGGSLTIAMPSILTEPWNPIAGSNWIYDMTLIRGTSESATYPDPFTGLALPNRITHAEVVVEEGLPVFQNLDWAELTYAPEILVPEDAWADWDPVEMRFITVGEKHAAAVEAAEAAAAEAEEGEEVEIPGPVTALRKSVAYYQEDLFDVVKWHDGSPFSVGDILMGIILTFDRGKADSAIYDAAAAPTLRSFLGSFKGVKIVSTDPLVIETYSDVYYQDAELNVNTWWPYYDQGPGAWHNLYLGILAEADHEAVFSQAKSAELDVDRLSYIAGPTVEIMKAKLDQWTEEGGMPYEPIFSQFVDEAEVAERLANLTEWFRRYGHFWLGTGPYYLQRAFPVEGTVILNNNPFFPDLASRWNRFANAPIPVVEVDGSARVTIGDEEVYEVTVTFEGAPYALEDIETVNFLVVDANNQIAHVGKAVGKEDGLFEIVLTPEITGALSAGSNSLEVVVVSKLVAVPVSDGLTFVTVD comes from the coding sequence ATGCAAAAGAAACTGTTAGCTGTAATTGCTGTTATTATGGCGCTGGCTATGGTTTTGACCGCGTGTGAACCGGCTGCAGTCCTTGAACCTGAAAAAATCATTGAGACCGTTGTCGAAACCGTTGTCGAAACGGTTGAGGTTGAGGTTCCGGTCGAGGTTCCGGTTGAGGTCGAGGTTCCGGTTGAGGTCGTTCCCGAAGTCGCGGAATCGACCCGCAAGGGTGGCTGGTTCGATACCATCATCGTGATCGAAGAGCCCAACACCGACGCCGCCATTACCCGCCTTGAGGTTGAGGAAATTGACATCTTTGTCTATACTGTTTCCAACCCCGAAGCAGCTGCAAAAGTCGAAGCTGCCCCCAACCTCGATTCATACGGTTCCTCAGGTTCCTACAATGAGCTGAGCTTCAACACCACTGGCCCCGTTTGGGAAAATGGCAAACTGAATCCCTTCGGCGTGGCAAAAATTCGCGAAGCCATGAACATGCTCATTGATCGCGATTACATGGTGCAGGAAATCGTTGGTGGTTTGGGCACACCCCGCTGGACCACTTTCAACAGCGCCTCCAATGACGCGGCTGCCTTTGCTGCTGAAATCCGCGCTATCGAGTTGAAGTACGCTTACAACAAAGACCTGGCTGCTGAACTCATTGGCGAAGAGATGGAAGCCCTGGGCGCGAAACTGGAAGGCGGCAAGTGGACCTATGAAGGTGAACCCGTCGAGATCAGCGTCCTGATTCGCATTGAAGATGAGCGTATGCAAATTGGTGACTACGTTTCCAACCAGCTTGAGGACATTGGCTTCACTGTAATCCGCGATTACAAATCTGCTGCTGATGCATCACCGATCTGGTACAGCGGCGACCCGAATGACGGCCTGTTCCACATCTACACCGGCGGCTGGATCACCACTGTGATTCCACGTGACCTGGGTGACAACTTTGCCTTCTTCTACACCGATTTAGGCTTGCCGGCTCCCCTGTGGATGAACTACGAAAACGATCCCGAGTTCTACGATGTTGCTGAAAAGCTTGCCTACCAGGACTTCACCTCACTCGAAGAACGCGCAGAACTGATTGAAAAAGCCCTTAATCTGGCAATGGAGGATTCTGCACGCCTGTGGCTGTATGACCAGAAATCCATCACCCCCAAGCAGAAGAACATCTCCGCTGCGGCTGACCTGTACGGCAACGTTGGCGGTGGCTACTTATGGGCGCTGACCATCCAGCGCGCTGGCGAAGAGGGCGGTTCTCTGACCATTGCGATGCCCAGCATTCTCACCGAGCCCTGGAACCCGATCGCTGGCTCCAACTGGATTTATGATATGACCCTGATCCGTGGCACCTCGGAATCGGCGACCTATCCCGATCCCTTCACCGGTCTGGCCCTGCCGAACCGCATTACCCATGCCGAAGTTGTGGTTGAAGAAGGTCTGCCCGTCTTCCAGAATTTGGATTGGGCTGAGCTGACCTACGCCCCTGAGATCCTCGTTCCCGAGGATGCCTGGGCTGACTGGGATCCCGTTGAAATGCGCTTCATCACCGTTGGTGAAAAGCACGCTGCTGCTGTTGAAGCTGCTGAAGCTGCAGCCGCAGAAGCTGAAGAGGGTGAGGAAGTTGAAATCCCCGGACCCGTCACCGCTCTGCGCAAGAGCGTTGCCTACTACCAGGAAGACCTGTTTGATGTGGTCAAGTGGCACGATGGCAGCCCGTTCTCTGTGGGTGACATCCTGATGGGTATCATCCTGACCTTTGATCGTGGTAAAGCAGACAGCGCCATCTATGATGCAGCGGCTGCCCCGACATTACGTTCGTTCTTGGGCTCATTCAAGGGCGTTAAGATCGTGTCTACCGATCCACTGGTCATCGAGACCTATTCCGATGTTTACTACCAGGATGCTGAATTGAACGTGAACACCTGGTGGCCCTATTACGACCAGGGTCCTGGCGCCTGGCACAACCTCTACCTTGGCATTTTGGCTGAAGCCGACCACGAAGCGGTCTTCTCACAGGCAAAATCTGCTGAGCTGGATGTGGATCGCCTGAGCTACATCGCTGGTCCCACGGTTGAGATCATGAAAGCCAAGTTAGACCAATGGACGGAAGAAGGCGGCATGCCTTACGAACCGATCTTCAGCCAGTTTGTTGATGAGGCTGAGGTTGCTGAACGTCTTGCTAACCTGACCGAATGGTTCCGCCGTTACGGGCACTTCTGGCTTGGCACCGGTCCTTACTACCTGCAGCGCGCCTTCCCGGTTGAGGGTACCGTTATCCTGAATAACAACCCCTTCTTCCCGGATCTGGCTTCCCGCTGGAACCGCTTTGCGAATGCGCCCATCCCGGTCGTTGAAGTTGATGGCTCCGCACGCGTGACCATTGGTGACGAAGAGGTTTACGAAGTTACAGTGACCTTTGAGGGTGCACCCTATGCCCTGGAAGATATCGAAACCGTGAACTTCCTGGTGGTCGATGCCAATAACCAGATTGCCCATGTGGGTAAGGCTGTTGGCAAAGAAGACGGTCTCTTCGAGATTGTTCTGACACCTGAGATCACCGGCGCCCTGTCAGCAGGCTCCAACTCGCTTGAGGTTGTGGTTGTTTCCAAGCTTGTGGCAGTTCCTGTTTCTGATGGGCTCACATTCGTGACCGTTGACTAG
- a CDS encoding ABC transporter permease: MTDTTYSSEEIAPPAETLKKKSNAALRLLRYTVGKFFSLFLAVLIGMYLVILIANMGGYVDQIMKAQIRDGIGLQVSMDPELRRRPPEERQQLINELVAVEEHRLGLDKPFITRSFRFLYNAMTLNLGRAQHLTSDSGSASVRLIILERLPPTLLFMSIASFSLFFLSLVFALFLSRNYGSFVDKLVIALSPTSSAPPWFYGIFLLLIFAALLGWLPFGGMVDAPPPEDPIKYALSLGRHLVLPVAAWLISGFFASVYSERTFFLIFSMEDYVELARAKGLSARDVERRYILRPTLPNIITSFALMLIGLWQGALLTETIFNWPGLGRMLYRGVQTFDTPVIIGSNVIYAYLLAITVFILDFIYALVDPRVRMGSGGPKA, from the coding sequence ATGACAGATACCACTTATTCATCTGAAGAAATTGCACCGCCGGCAGAAACATTGAAAAAGAAATCAAATGCAGCACTAAGACTGCTTCGCTATACCGTAGGAAAATTCTTTTCCCTCTTTTTGGCGGTGTTGATTGGGATGTATCTGGTGATTTTAATTGCCAATATGGGCGGTTATGTTGACCAGATCATGAAAGCCCAGATTCGGGATGGCATTGGTTTGCAGGTCAGTATGGACCCGGAGCTCAGACGACGACCTCCAGAGGAACGCCAACAATTGATTAATGAGCTGGTGGCGGTCGAAGAACATCGGCTGGGTTTAGATAAACCCTTTATCACAAGAAGCTTTCGCTTTTTGTACAACGCCATGACATTGAATCTTGGACGGGCACAACACCTGACCAGTGATAGTGGCTCAGCAAGTGTGCGCCTGATCATTTTAGAACGTTTGCCTCCGACTTTATTATTCATGTCAATCGCCAGTTTCAGTCTGTTCTTTTTAAGTCTTGTCTTCGCATTGTTCTTATCCAGAAATTATGGCAGTTTCGTTGATAAGCTGGTGATTGCGCTCTCCCCCACTTCCTCGGCGCCGCCCTGGTTTTATGGCATCTTCTTACTGCTGATTTTTGCTGCGCTTTTAGGCTGGCTGCCTTTTGGTGGTATGGTCGATGCGCCACCCCCGGAAGACCCCATCAAGTATGCGCTCAGCCTGGGGCGTCACCTTGTTTTGCCTGTCGCCGCCTGGCTGATCAGCGGCTTTTTTGCCAGTGTGTACTCCGAGCGGACATTCTTCCTGATCTTTTCAATGGAAGACTATGTTGAACTGGCGCGAGCCAAGGGACTATCGGCACGAGATGTCGAACGGCGTTATATCCTGCGTCCAACATTGCCCAACATTATTACCAGCTTCGCTTTAATGTTGATCGGTCTGTGGCAGGGCGCTCTCCTCACCGAGACGATTTTCAACTGGCCCGGTTTGGGACGCATGCTCTACCGGGGTGTACAGACATTTGATACGCCGGTAATTATTGGATCGAATGTGATCTACGCTTATTTACTGGCCATTACGGTCTTTATCTTAGATTTTATTTACGCACTGGTTGACCCCCGTGTGCGTATGGGAAGTGGAGGGCCGAAAGCATGA